The following are encoded together in the Bos taurus isolate L1 Dominette 01449 registration number 42190680 breed Hereford chromosome 17, ARS-UCD2.0, whole genome shotgun sequence genome:
- the MTMR3 gene encoding phosphatidylinositol-3,5-bisphosphate 3-phosphatase MTMR3 isoform X10 — protein sequence MDEETRHSLECIQANQIFPRKQLIREDENLQVPFLELHGESTEYVGRAEDAIIALSNYRLHIKFKESLVNTASQSAASEIPIPLQLIESVECRDIFQLHLTCKDCKVIRCQFSTFEQCQEWLKRLNNAIRPPAKIEDLFSFAYHAWCMEVYASEKEQHGDLCRPGEHVTSRFKNEVERMGFDMNNAWRISNINEKYRLCGSYPQELIVPAWITDKELESVAGFRSWKRIPAVVYRHQSNGAVIARCGQPEVSWWGWRNADDEHLVQSVAKACASDSRSGGSKPSARNSPRDFPCAGDLSDVEFDSSLSNASGAESLAIQPQKLLILDARSYAAAVANRAKGGGCECPEYYPNCEVVFMGMANIHSIRRSFQSLRLLCTQMPDPGNWLSALESTKWLHHLSVLLKSALLVVHAVDRDQRPVLAHCSDGWDRTPQIVALAKLLLDPYYRTIEGFQVLVEMEWLDFGHKFADRCGHGENSDDLNERCPVFLQWLDCVHQLQRQFPCSFEFNEAFLVKLVQHTYSCLFGTFLCNNAKERGEKHTQERTCSVWSLLRAGNKAFKNLLYSSQSEAVLYPVCHVRNLMLWSAVYLPCPSPSTPVDDSCAPYPAPGCSPDDPPLSRLPKTRSFDNLTTACDNTVPLASRRSSDPSLNEKWQEHRRSLELSTLAGPGEEPVEPDSLGKPTKVLGGAELSVAAGVAEGQMENILQEATKEESGVEEPAHRGVQEVKEEALLEEGSRGKSPEGSARELDQQPEVGEASLRSHPGTSLSGLSQGVPEQGGHSVLPSSLQEPPREEGSQEVPMEPSQIGATAEDREEAVLPVSADVAVDSGTSQSSSLPSQVSFETRGPNMDGSVDMLMEDKVKSDSGPQGHHRPGPVHSGWLGGKDVLPPAVEPRPAERPQLGPVVHRTSPGSARSPAHSPSALPLAECKEGLVCNGAPETENKASEQPPGLSTLQKYPTPNGHCANGETGRSKDSLSRQLSATSCSSAHVHTRSLHPKWLHGHSGRPSAAGSPEQPSRSHLDDDGMPVYTDTIQQRLRQIESGHQQEVETLKKQVQELRSRLESQYLTSSLRFNGDFGDEVLSSTLSLHLLNPALDG from the exons ACCGCCTCTCAGTCTGCTGCTTCTGAAATCCCA atTCCATTGCAGCTTATAGAAAGTGTTGAATGCCGAGATATATTTCAGCTTCATTTGACTTGCAAAGACTGCAAAGTTATCAG GTGTCAGTTCTCAACCTTTGAGCAGTGTCAAGAGTGGCTTAAGAGACTGAACAATGCAATACGACCACCTGCTAAAATAGAAGACCTCTTCTCATTTGCATACCATGCTTGGTGCATGGAGGTCTACGCCAGTGAAAAAGAGCAACACGGAGACCTGTGCAGGCCAG GGGAGCATGTAACGTCAAGGTTTAAAAACGAGGTGGAGCGGATGGGTTTTGATATGAACAACGCCTGGAGGATCTCTAACATCAATGAGAAGTACAG GCTGTGTGGGAGCTATCCACAGGAGCTCATAGTGCCTGCCTGGATCACTGACAAAGAACTGGAAAGTGTTGCAGGCTTCCGGTCCTGGAAGCGCATCCCCGCTGTCGTCTACAG GCACCAGAGCAACGGAGCCGTCATTGCCCGCTGCGGACAGCCAGAGGTCAGCTGGTGGGGCTGGAGGAACGCCGACGATGAGCACCTGGTGCAGTCCGTAGCCAAAGCTTGTGCCTCCGACTCCCGATCCGGTGGCAGCAAGCCATCGGCTAGGAACAGTCCCCGGGACTTCCCCTGTGCAGGAGACCTCTCTGATGTGGAGTTCG ATTCTTCTCTGTCAAATGCTTCAGGAGCAGAGAGTTTAGCCATCCAGCCACAGAAGCTTTTGATCTTGGACGCACGCTCCTATGCAGCCGCGGTGGCAAACCGAGCCAAAGGAGGAGGTTGTGAATGCCCAG AGTATTACCCAAACTGTGAAGTTGTTTTTATGGGAATGGCAAATATTCATTCAATTCGGAGGAGTTTTCAGTCTCTGCGTTTGCTGTGCACTCAGATGCCAGATCCGGGAAA TTGGCTCTCGGCTCTGGAGAGCACCAAGTGGCTCCACCACCTGTCTGTGCTGCTGAAGTCGGCgctcctggtggtgcacgccgtGGACCGCGACCAGCGGCCGGTGCTGGCGCACTGTTCCGACGGCTGGGACCGCACCCCCCAGATTGTGGCACTGGCGAAGCTCCTGCTGGACCCTTACTACCGAACCATAGAG GGTTTCCAGGTCCTCGTGGAGATGGAGTGGCTGGATTTTGGCCACAAGTTTGCTGACCGGTGTGGTCATGGGGAGAACTCGGATGATCTGAACGAGCGTTGCCCAGTGTTTTTGCAGTGGCTTGACTGTGTTCATCAGCTTCAAAGGCAATTTCCATGCTCTTTTGAGTTCAATGAAGCATTCCTT GTGAAACTGGTGCAGCATACCTATTCCTGCCTCTTTGGAACATTCCTGTGCAACAACgccaaggagagaggagagaagcaCACTCAGGAGCGGACTTGTTCTGTGTGGTCACTGCTTCGGGCGGGCAACAAGGCTTTCAAAAACCTACTGTATTCCTCTCAGTCAGAGGCC GTGCTGTACCCTGTGTGCCACGTGCGCAACCTGATGCTGTGGAGTGCAGTGTACCTGCCCTGCCCGTCCCCGTCCACCCCCGTGGACGACAGCTGCGCGCCGTACCCAGCCCCAGGCTGCAGCCCCGACGATCCGCCCCTGAGTCG GCTACCAAAGACCAGATCATTTGACAATCTGACCACCGCCTGCGACAACACAGTGCCTCTGGCCAGCCGGCGCAGCAGTGACCCAAGCCTGAACGAGAAGTGGCAGGAGCACCGTCGCTCGCTGGAACTGAGCACCCTGGCCGGTCCTGGGGAGGAGCCTGTGGAGCCTGACAGCCTGGGGAAACCGACCAAAGTGCTGGGTGGTGCCGAGCTGTCTGTTGCGGCTGGAGTAGCTGAGGGGCAGATGGAGAACATTTTGCAAGAGGCCACCAAAGAGGAGAGTGGGGTAGAGGAGCCTGCCCACAGGGGGGTGCAGGAGGTCAAAGAGGAGGCTCTGTTGGAAGAGGGGAGCAGGGGTAAGAGCCCCGAGGGCTCAGCCCGTGAACTTGATCAGCAGCCAGAGGTGGGGGAGGCTTCCCTAAGGAGTCATCCAGGCACTAGCCTTTCTGGGCTCTCGCAGGGTGTTCCTGAGCAGGGTGGGCACAGTGTTCTCCCCAGTTCTCTCCAGGAGCCCCCCAGGGAAGAGGGTTCCCAGGAGGTCCCTATGGAACCGTCTCAGATAGGAGCTACAGCAGAGGACAGGGAGGAGGCAGTCCTTCCTGTCTCAGCAGATGTGGCGGTTGACTCTGGTACCTCACAGTCAAGTTCTCTGCCCTCCCAAGTTTCATTTGAGACCAGAGGACCAAACATGGATGGGTCTGTGGACATGTTAATGGAAGataaagtgaagtcagacagCGGGCCCCAGGGCCATCATAGACCTGGCCCTGTCCACAGTGGCTGGCTCGGTGGCAAGGACGTGCTTCCTCCAGCCGTGGAGCCCAGGCCTGCAGAGAGGCCCCAACTGGGGCCTGTGGTGCACAGGACTTCCCCTGGCAGCGCCCGGAGCCCAGCGCATTCTCCTAGTGCCTTGCCTTTAGCCGAATGTAAGGAGGGGCTTGTGTGCAACGGTGCCCCAGAGACTGAAAATAAGGCCTCGGAGCAGCCCCCAGGGCTTAGTACCCTCCAGAAGTATCCCACCCCCAATGGACACTGCGCCAACGGGGAGACTGGGAGGAGCAAGGACTCCCTGAGCCGCCAGCTGTCGGCCACAAGCTGCAGCTCTGCCCACGTACACACGAGGAGCTTGCACCCCAAGTGGCTGCACGGACACTCGGGGAGACCGTCGGCCGCTGGCAGCCCTGAGCAGCCTTCCCGCAGCCACCTGGACGATGACGGCATGCCTGTGTACACGGACACGATCCAGCAGCGCCTGCGTCAGATTGAGTCGGGCCACCAGCAGGAAGTGGAGACCTTGAAGAAACAAGTCCAGGAGCTGAGGAGTCGCCTGGAGAGTCAGTACCTGACTAGCTCCCTGCGCTTCAACGGGGACTTTGGGGATGAAGTG CTGAGCTCAACCTTGTCTCTGCACCTGCTCAACCCAGCTCTTGATGGCTGA
- the MTMR3 gene encoding phosphatidylinositol-3,5-bisphosphate 3-phosphatase MTMR3 (The RefSeq protein has 2 substitutions compared to this genomic sequence), which yields MDEETRHSLECIQANQIFPRKQLIREDENLQVPFLELHGESTEYVGRAEDAIIALSNYRLHIKFKESLVNTASQSAASEIPIPLQLIESVECRDIFQLHLTCKDCKVIRCQFSTFEQCQEWLKRLNNAIRPPAKIEDLFSFAYHAWCMEVYASEKEQHGDLCRPGEHVTSRFKNEVERMGFDMNNAWRISNINEKYRLCGSYPQELIVPAWITDKELESVAGFRSWKRIPAVVYRHQSNGAVIARCGQPEVSWWGWRNADDEHLVQSVAKACASNSRSGGSKPSARNSPRDFPCAGDLSDVEFDSSLSNASGAESLAIQPQKLLILDARSYAAAVANRAKGGGCECPEYYPNCEVVFMGMANIHSIRRSFQSLRLLCTQMPDPGNWLSALESTKWLHHLSVLLKSALLVVHAVDRDQRPVLAHCSDGWDRTPQIVALAKLLLDPYYRTIEGFQVLVEMEWLDFGHKFADRCGHGENSDDLNERCPVFLQWLDCVHQLQRQFPCSFEFNEAFLVKLVQHTYSCLFGTFLCNNAKERGEKHTQERTCSVWSLLRAGNKAFKNLLYSSQSEAVLYPVCHVRNLMLWSAVYLPCPSPSTPVDDSCAPYPAPGCSPDDPPLSRLPKTRSFDNLTTACDNTVPLASRRSSDPSLNEKWQEHRRSLELSTLAGPGEEPVEPDSLGKPTKVLGGAELSVAAGVAEGQMENILQEATKEESGVEEPAHRGVQEVKEEALLEEGSRGKSPEGSARELDQQPEVGEASLRSHPGTSLSGLSQGVPEQGGHSVLPSSLQEPPREEGSQEVPMEPSQIGATAEDREEAVLPVSADVAVDSGTSQSSSLPSQVSFETRGPNMDGSVDMLMEDKVKSDSGPQGHHRPGPVHSGWLGGKDVLPPAVEPRPAERPQLGPVVHRTSPGSARSPAHSPSALPLAECKEGLVCNGAPETENKASEQPPGLSTLQKYPTPNGHCANGETGRSKDSLSRQLSATSCSSAHVHTRSLHPKWLHGHSGRPSAAGSPEQSSRSHLDDDGMPVYTDTIQQRLRQIESGHQQEVETLKKQVQELRSRLESQYLTSSLRFNGDFGDEVVSTPWCLRSCTGDGHTVLGPFCPDFRDSRKGLE from the exons ACCGCCTCTCAGTCTGCTGCTTCTGAAATCCCA atTCCATTGCAGCTTATAGAAAGTGTTGAATGCCGAGATATATTTCAGCTTCATTTGACTTGCAAAGACTGCAAAGTTATCAG GTGTCAGTTCTCAACCTTTGAGCAGTGTCAAGAGTGGCTTAAGAGACTGAACAATGCAATACGACCACCTGCTAAAATAGAAGACCTCTTCTCATTTGCATACCATGCTTGGTGCATGGAGGTCTACGCCAGTGAAAAAGAGCAACACGGAGACCTGTGCAGGCCAG GGGAGCATGTAACGTCAAGGTTTAAAAACGAGGTGGAGCGGATGGGTTTTGATATGAACAACGCCTGGAGGATCTCTAACATCAATGAGAAGTACAG GCTGTGTGGGAGCTATCCACAGGAGCTCATAGTGCCTGCCTGGATCACTGACAAAGAACTGGAAAGTGTTGCAGGCTTCCGGTCCTGGAAGCGCATCCCCGCTGTCGTCTACAG GCACCAGAGCAACGGAGCCGTCATTGCCCGCTGCGGACAGCCAGAGGTCAGCTGGTGGGGCTGGAGGAACGCCGACGATGAGCACCTGGTGCAGTCCGTAGCCAAAGCTTGTGCCTCCGACTCCCGATCCGGTGGCAGCAAGCCATCGGCTAGGAACAGTCCCCGGGACTTCCCCTGTGCAGGAGACCTCTCTGATGTGGAGTTCG ATTCTTCTCTGTCAAATGCTTCAGGAGCAGAGAGTTTAGCCATCCAGCCACAGAAGCTTTTGATCTTGGACGCACGCTCCTATGCAGCCGCGGTGGCAAACCGAGCCAAAGGAGGAGGTTGTGAATGCCCAG AGTATTACCCAAACTGTGAAGTTGTTTTTATGGGAATGGCAAATATTCATTCAATTCGGAGGAGTTTTCAGTCTCTGCGTTTGCTGTGCACTCAGATGCCAGATCCGGGAAA TTGGCTCTCGGCTCTGGAGAGCACCAAGTGGCTCCACCACCTGTCTGTGCTGCTGAAGTCGGCgctcctggtggtgcacgccgtGGACCGCGACCAGCGGCCGGTGCTGGCGCACTGTTCCGACGGCTGGGACCGCACCCCCCAGATTGTGGCACTGGCGAAGCTCCTGCTGGACCCTTACTACCGAACCATAGAG GGTTTCCAGGTCCTCGTGGAGATGGAGTGGCTGGATTTTGGCCACAAGTTTGCTGACCGGTGTGGTCATGGGGAGAACTCGGATGATCTGAACGAGCGTTGCCCAGTGTTTTTGCAGTGGCTTGACTGTGTTCATCAGCTTCAAAGGCAATTTCCATGCTCTTTTGAGTTCAATGAAGCATTCCTT GTGAAACTGGTGCAGCATACCTATTCCTGCCTCTTTGGAACATTCCTGTGCAACAACgccaaggagagaggagagaagcaCACTCAGGAGCGGACTTGTTCTGTGTGGTCACTGCTTCGGGCGGGCAACAAGGCTTTCAAAAACCTACTGTATTCCTCTCAGTCAGAGGCC GTGCTGTACCCTGTGTGCCACGTGCGCAACCTGATGCTGTGGAGTGCAGTGTACCTGCCCTGCCCGTCCCCGTCCACCCCCGTGGACGACAGCTGCGCGCCGTACCCAGCCCCAGGCTGCAGCCCCGACGATCCGCCCCTGAGTCG GCTACCAAAGACCAGATCATTTGACAATCTGACCACCGCCTGCGACAACACAGTGCCTCTGGCCAGCCGGCGCAGCAGTGACCCAAGCCTGAACGAGAAGTGGCAGGAGCACCGTCGCTCGCTGGAACTGAGCACCCTGGCCGGTCCTGGGGAGGAGCCTGTGGAGCCTGACAGCCTGGGGAAACCGACCAAAGTGCTGGGTGGTGCCGAGCTGTCTGTTGCGGCTGGAGTAGCTGAGGGGCAGATGGAGAACATTTTGCAAGAGGCCACCAAAGAGGAGAGTGGGGTAGAGGAGCCTGCCCACAGGGGGGTGCAGGAGGTCAAAGAGGAGGCTCTGTTGGAAGAGGGGAGCAGGGGTAAGAGCCCCGAGGGCTCAGCCCGTGAACTTGATCAGCAGCCAGAGGTGGGGGAGGCTTCCCTAAGGAGTCATCCAGGCACTAGCCTTTCTGGGCTCTCGCAGGGTGTTCCTGAGCAGGGTGGGCACAGTGTTCTCCCCAGTTCTCTCCAGGAGCCCCCCAGGGAAGAGGGTTCCCAGGAGGTCCCTATGGAACCGTCTCAGATAGGAGCTACAGCAGAGGACAGGGAGGAGGCAGTCCTTCCTGTCTCAGCAGATGTGGCGGTTGACTCTGGTACCTCACAGTCAAGTTCTCTGCCCTCCCAAGTTTCATTTGAGACCAGAGGACCAAACATGGATGGGTCTGTGGACATGTTAATGGAAGataaagtgaagtcagacagCGGGCCCCAGGGCCATCATAGACCTGGCCCTGTCCACAGTGGCTGGCTCGGTGGCAAGGACGTGCTTCCTCCAGCCGTGGAGCCCAGGCCTGCAGAGAGGCCCCAACTGGGGCCTGTGGTGCACAGGACTTCCCCTGGCAGCGCCCGGAGCCCAGCGCATTCTCCTAGTGCCTTGCCTTTAGCCGAATGTAAGGAGGGGCTTGTGTGCAACGGTGCCCCAGAGACTGAAAATAAGGCCTCGGAGCAGCCCCCAGGGCTTAGTACCCTCCAGAAGTATCCCACCCCCAATGGACACTGCGCCAACGGGGAGACTGGGAGGAGCAAGGACTCCCTGAGCCGCCAGCTGTCGGCCACAAGCTGCAGCTCTGCCCACGTACACACGAGGAGCTTGCACCCCAAGTGGCTGCACGGACACTCGGGGAGACCGTCGGCCGCTGGCAGCCCTGAGCAGCCTTCCCGCAGCCACCTGGACGATGACGGCATGCCTGTGTACACGGACACGATCCAGCAGCGCCTGCGTCAGATTGAGTCGGGCCACCAGCAGGAAGTGGAGACCTTGAAGAAACAAGTCCAGGAGCTGAGGAGTCGCCTGGAGAGTCAGTACCTGACTAGCTCCCTGCGCTTCAACGGGGACTTTGGGGATGAAGTGGTGAGTACACCATGGTGCCTCCGTAGCTGCACAGGAGATGGGCACACTGTGCTGGGCCCCTTCTGTCCGGATTTCAGAGACAGTCGGAAAGGTTTAGAATAG
- the MTMR3 gene encoding phosphatidylinositol-3,5-bisphosphate 3-phosphatase MTMR3 isoform X7, whose translation MDEETRHSLECIQANQIFPRKQLIREDENLQVPFLELHGESTEYVGRAEDAIIALSNYRLHIKFKESLVNTASQSAASEIPIPLQLIESVECRDIFQLHLTCKDCKVIRCQFSTFEQCQEWLKRLNNAIRPPAKIEDLFSFAYHAWCMEVYASEKEQHGDLCRPGEHVTSRFKNEVERMGFDMNNAWRISNINEKYRLCGSYPQELIVPAWITDKELESVAGFRSWKRIPAVVYRHQSNGAVIARCGQPEVSWWGWRNADDEHLVQSVAKACASDSRSGGSKPSARNSPRDFPCAGDLSDVEFDSSLSNASGAESLAIQPQKLLILDARSYAAAVANRAKGGGCECPEYYPNCEVVFMGMANIHSIRRSFQSLRLLCTQMPDPGNWLSALESTKWLHHLSVLLKSALLVVHAVDRDQRPVLAHCSDGWDRTPQIVALAKLLLDPYYRTIEGFQVLVEMEWLDFGHKFADRCGHGENSDDLNERCPVFLQWLDCVHQLQRQFPCSFEFNEAFLVKLVQHTYSCLFGTFLCNNAKERGEKHTQERTCSVWSLLRAGNKAFKNLLYSSQSEAVLYPVCHVRNLMLWSAVYLPCPSPSTPVDDSCAPYPAPGCSPDDPPLSRLPKTRSFDNLTTACDNTVPLASRRSSDPSLNEKWQEHRRSLELSTLAGPGEEPVEPDSLGKPTKVLGGAELSVAAGVAEGQMENILQEATKEESGVEEPAHRGVQEVKEEALLEEGSRGKSPEGSARELDQQPEVGEASLRSHPGTSLSGLSQGVPEQGGHSVLPSSLQEPPREEGSQEVPMEPSQIGATAEDREEAVLPVSADVAVDSGTSQSSSLPSQVSFETRGPNMDGSVDMLMEDKVKSDSGPQGHHRPGPVHSGWLGGKDVLPPAVEPRPAERPQLGPVVHRTSPGSARSPAHSPSALPLAECKEGLVCNGAPETENKASEQPPGLSTLQKYPTPNGHCANGETGRSKDSLSRQLSATSCSSAHVHTRSLHPKWLHGHSGRPSAAGSPEQPSRSHLDDDGMPVYTDTIQQRLRQIESGHQQEVETLKKQVQELRSRLESQYLTSSLRFNGDFGDEVMTRWLPDHLAAHCYACDSAFWLASRKHHCRNCGNVFCSSCCNQKVPVPSQQLFEPSRVCKSCYSSLHPTSSSIDLELDKPIAATSN comes from the exons ACCGCCTCTCAGTCTGCTGCTTCTGAAATCCCA atTCCATTGCAGCTTATAGAAAGTGTTGAATGCCGAGATATATTTCAGCTTCATTTGACTTGCAAAGACTGCAAAGTTATCAG GTGTCAGTTCTCAACCTTTGAGCAGTGTCAAGAGTGGCTTAAGAGACTGAACAATGCAATACGACCACCTGCTAAAATAGAAGACCTCTTCTCATTTGCATACCATGCTTGGTGCATGGAGGTCTACGCCAGTGAAAAAGAGCAACACGGAGACCTGTGCAGGCCAG GGGAGCATGTAACGTCAAGGTTTAAAAACGAGGTGGAGCGGATGGGTTTTGATATGAACAACGCCTGGAGGATCTCTAACATCAATGAGAAGTACAG GCTGTGTGGGAGCTATCCACAGGAGCTCATAGTGCCTGCCTGGATCACTGACAAAGAACTGGAAAGTGTTGCAGGCTTCCGGTCCTGGAAGCGCATCCCCGCTGTCGTCTACAG GCACCAGAGCAACGGAGCCGTCATTGCCCGCTGCGGACAGCCAGAGGTCAGCTGGTGGGGCTGGAGGAACGCCGACGATGAGCACCTGGTGCAGTCCGTAGCCAAAGCTTGTGCCTCCGACTCCCGATCCGGTGGCAGCAAGCCATCGGCTAGGAACAGTCCCCGGGACTTCCCCTGTGCAGGAGACCTCTCTGATGTGGAGTTCG ATTCTTCTCTGTCAAATGCTTCAGGAGCAGAGAGTTTAGCCATCCAGCCACAGAAGCTTTTGATCTTGGACGCACGCTCCTATGCAGCCGCGGTGGCAAACCGAGCCAAAGGAGGAGGTTGTGAATGCCCAG AGTATTACCCAAACTGTGAAGTTGTTTTTATGGGAATGGCAAATATTCATTCAATTCGGAGGAGTTTTCAGTCTCTGCGTTTGCTGTGCACTCAGATGCCAGATCCGGGAAA TTGGCTCTCGGCTCTGGAGAGCACCAAGTGGCTCCACCACCTGTCTGTGCTGCTGAAGTCGGCgctcctggtggtgcacgccgtGGACCGCGACCAGCGGCCGGTGCTGGCGCACTGTTCCGACGGCTGGGACCGCACCCCCCAGATTGTGGCACTGGCGAAGCTCCTGCTGGACCCTTACTACCGAACCATAGAG GGTTTCCAGGTCCTCGTGGAGATGGAGTGGCTGGATTTTGGCCACAAGTTTGCTGACCGGTGTGGTCATGGGGAGAACTCGGATGATCTGAACGAGCGTTGCCCAGTGTTTTTGCAGTGGCTTGACTGTGTTCATCAGCTTCAAAGGCAATTTCCATGCTCTTTTGAGTTCAATGAAGCATTCCTT GTGAAACTGGTGCAGCATACCTATTCCTGCCTCTTTGGAACATTCCTGTGCAACAACgccaaggagagaggagagaagcaCACTCAGGAGCGGACTTGTTCTGTGTGGTCACTGCTTCGGGCGGGCAACAAGGCTTTCAAAAACCTACTGTATTCCTCTCAGTCAGAGGCC GTGCTGTACCCTGTGTGCCACGTGCGCAACCTGATGCTGTGGAGTGCAGTGTACCTGCCCTGCCCGTCCCCGTCCACCCCCGTGGACGACAGCTGCGCGCCGTACCCAGCCCCAGGCTGCAGCCCCGACGATCCGCCCCTGAGTCG GCTACCAAAGACCAGATCATTTGACAATCTGACCACCGCCTGCGACAACACAGTGCCTCTGGCCAGCCGGCGCAGCAGTGACCCAAGCCTGAACGAGAAGTGGCAGGAGCACCGTCGCTCGCTGGAACTGAGCACCCTGGCCGGTCCTGGGGAGGAGCCTGTGGAGCCTGACAGCCTGGGGAAACCGACCAAAGTGCTGGGTGGTGCCGAGCTGTCTGTTGCGGCTGGAGTAGCTGAGGGGCAGATGGAGAACATTTTGCAAGAGGCCACCAAAGAGGAGAGTGGGGTAGAGGAGCCTGCCCACAGGGGGGTGCAGGAGGTCAAAGAGGAGGCTCTGTTGGAAGAGGGGAGCAGGGGTAAGAGCCCCGAGGGCTCAGCCCGTGAACTTGATCAGCAGCCAGAGGTGGGGGAGGCTTCCCTAAGGAGTCATCCAGGCACTAGCCTTTCTGGGCTCTCGCAGGGTGTTCCTGAGCAGGGTGGGCACAGTGTTCTCCCCAGTTCTCTCCAGGAGCCCCCCAGGGAAGAGGGTTCCCAGGAGGTCCCTATGGAACCGTCTCAGATAGGAGCTACAGCAGAGGACAGGGAGGAGGCAGTCCTTCCTGTCTCAGCAGATGTGGCGGTTGACTCTGGTACCTCACAGTCAAGTTCTCTGCCCTCCCAAGTTTCATTTGAGACCAGAGGACCAAACATGGATGGGTCTGTGGACATGTTAATGGAAGataaagtgaagtcagacagCGGGCCCCAGGGCCATCATAGACCTGGCCCTGTCCACAGTGGCTGGCTCGGTGGCAAGGACGTGCTTCCTCCAGCCGTGGAGCCCAGGCCTGCAGAGAGGCCCCAACTGGGGCCTGTGGTGCACAGGACTTCCCCTGGCAGCGCCCGGAGCCCAGCGCATTCTCCTAGTGCCTTGCCTTTAGCCGAATGTAAGGAGGGGCTTGTGTGCAACGGTGCCCCAGAGACTGAAAATAAGGCCTCGGAGCAGCCCCCAGGGCTTAGTACCCTCCAGAAGTATCCCACCCCCAATGGACACTGCGCCAACGGGGAGACTGGGAGGAGCAAGGACTCCCTGAGCCGCCAGCTGTCGGCCACAAGCTGCAGCTCTGCCCACGTACACACGAGGAGCTTGCACCCCAAGTGGCTGCACGGACACTCGGGGAGACCGTCGGCCGCTGGCAGCCCTGAGCAGCCTTCCCGCAGCCACCTGGACGATGACGGCATGCCTGTGTACACGGACACGATCCAGCAGCGCCTGCGTCAGATTGAGTCGGGCCACCAGCAGGAAGTGGAGACCTTGAAGAAACAAGTCCAGGAGCTGAGGAGTCGCCTGGAGAGTCAGTACCTGACTAGCTCCCTGCGCTTCAACGGGGACTTTGGGGATGAAGTG ATGACCCGTTGGCTCCCTGACCACCTGGCTGCCCACTGCTACGCGTGCGACAGCGCCTTCTGGCTTGCCAGCCGGAAGCACCACTGCAG GAACTGTGGGAACGTATTCTGCTCCAGTTGTTGTAACCAGAAGGTTCCAGTTCCCAGCCAGCAGCTCTTTGAACCTAGTCGAGTGTGCAAGTCTTGCTATAGCAGCCTGCATCCCACAAGCTCCAGCATTGACCTTGAACTGGATAAGCCCATTGCTGCCACTTCAAACTGA